From Aptenodytes patagonicus chromosome 1, bAptPat1.pri.cur, whole genome shotgun sequence, one genomic window encodes:
- the DRD3 gene encoding D(3) dopamine receptor, giving the protein MALFTRTSGHPNTTDPIPCGADNTTEPDLPHSHAYYALCYCILILAIIFGNVLVCVAVLRERTLQTTTNYLVVSLAVADLLVATLVMPWVVYLEVTGGVWTFSRICCDIFVTMDVMMCTASILNLCAISIDRYTAVVKPVQYQYSTGQSSCRRVSLMIVIVWMLAFAVSCPLLFGFNTTGDPSVCSISNPIFIIYSSLVSFYLPFMVTLLLYVRIYLVLRQRQKKRTLTRQGSHSASAKPCYAHKEHLERKALPNRCQGTFSPCLPLKCSGQEMPTKRNLLTVFNLQRYRSFCHEASLTKTPGTTQHNRLEERRKSMKPGLEVRRLNDGKTISSLKLAHQQPRMIQLRERKATQMLAIVLGAFIVCWLPFFLIHILNAHCPSCHVPPGLYSASTWLGYVNSALNPIIYTTFNTDFRKAFLKILCC; this is encoded by the exons ATGGCCCTCTTCACAAGAACCAGCGGTCATCCTAACACCACCGACCCCATTCCCTGTGGGGCAGACAACACTACAGAGCCTGACCTGCCACACTCACATGCCTATTATGCCCTCTGCTACTGCATCTTGATTTTGGCCATCATCTTTGGGAACGTGCTGGTCTGCGTAGCCGTGCTGAGGGAACGCACCTTGCAAACCACAACAAACTACCTTGTGGTGAGCCTGGCGGTGGCGGACTTGCTGGTGGCCACTTTGGTGATGCCATGGGTGGTGTACCTGGAG GTGACTGGAGGAGTCTGGACTTTCAGCCGCATCTGTTGCGATATCTTCGTCACCATGGATGTAATGATGTGCACAGCCAGCATTTTAAACCTCTGTGCTATCAGCATTGACAG ATACACCGCAGTGGTGAAACCAGTTCAGTACCAGTACAGCACTGggcagagctcctgcaggagggTCTCTCTCATGATTGTGATAGTCTGGATGCTGGCGTTCGCAGTGTCGTGCCCTCTCCTCTTTGGTTTCAATACTACAG gGGATCCCAGTGTCTGTTCCATATCCAACCCTATTTTCATCATCTACTCCTCTTTGGTGTCCTTCTACCTCCCCTTCATGGTGACCCTGCTGCTCTATGTCCGGATTTACCTCGTGCTAAGACAAAGGCAAAAGAAGCGAACCCTCACCCGGCAGGGCAGCCACAGCGCCAGCGCCAAACCGTGTTATGCACACAAA GAACACCTGGAGAGAAAAGCTTTGCCAAACAGATGCCAAGGCACCTTTTCCCCCTGTCTCCCACTCAAATGCTCAGGCCAGGAGATGCCTACCAAAAGAAATTTGCTGACTGTCTTCAACCTGCAGCGGTACCGCAGCTTCTGCCATGAGGCATCGCTCACCAAGACACCAGGGACTACACAACACAACAggctggaagagaggagaaagagtaTGAAGCCAGGACTGGAGGTACGGAGGCTCAACGATGGCAAAACCATCAGCTCTTTGAAGCTAGCACACCAGCAGCCCCGGATGATCCAGCTTCGGGAGAGGAAGGCTACACAGATGCTAGCTATTGTCCTGG GGGCATTCATAGTTTGCTGGCTGCCCTTCTTCTTGATTCACATCCTCAACGCCCACTGCCCATCCTGCCACGTGCCCCCAGGGCTTTACAGTGCCAGCACCTGGCTTGGCTACGTGAACAGCGCCCTCAACCCCATCATCTACACAACCTTCAACACCGACTTCCGCAAAGCCTTCCTCAAGATCCTCTGCTGCTGA